One Curtobacterium herbarum genomic window carries:
- a CDS encoding biliverdin-producing heme oxygenase: protein MSTNVVPFSEALRVRTRRSHGVSAGHGFMHDLVEGRCDVADYATLLGQYAFVYDALECAADRMADHPVAAPFVTSRLTRMPGIRADLEYLVGPDWDELLTPLPATTAYVRRLNEVAATWPGGFVAHHYTRYLGDLTGGHAIGRLLADQFGFETNGVLLWIFDQVADPAAFTDTYRAELDAAPWSDEERERVIAEVELAYRLDAGLLAAVDGMRLPSALADPARAEPALADPA, encoded by the coding sequence ATGAGCACGAACGTCGTCCCGTTCTCCGAGGCCCTGCGGGTCCGGACGCGGCGCTCGCACGGGGTCTCCGCCGGCCACGGCTTCATGCACGACCTGGTCGAGGGGCGCTGTGACGTCGCGGACTACGCCACGCTCCTGGGGCAGTACGCCTTCGTGTACGACGCCCTCGAGTGCGCAGCCGACCGGATGGCGGACCACCCGGTCGCCGCACCCTTCGTGACCAGCCGACTGACCCGCATGCCGGGCATCCGCGCCGATCTCGAGTACCTGGTCGGGCCGGACTGGGACGAGCTGCTCACGCCGCTGCCCGCGACGACGGCGTACGTGCGCCGGCTCAACGAGGTCGCGGCGACGTGGCCCGGCGGCTTCGTCGCGCACCACTACACGCGCTACCTCGGGGACCTGACCGGCGGCCACGCCATCGGACGCCTGCTCGCCGACCAGTTCGGCTTCGAGACCAACGGCGTGCTGCTCTGGATCTTCGACCAGGTCGCCGACCCCGCCGCGTTCACCGACACGTACCGGGCGGAGCTCGACGCGGCGCCGTGGAGCGACGAGGAACGGGAGCGGGTGATCGCGGAGGTCGAGCTGGCCTACCGTCTCGACGCCGGGCTGCTCGCCGCCGTGGACGGGATGCGTCTGCCGTCCGCCCTCGCCGACCCCGCCCGAGCCGAGCCCGCCCTCGCCGACCCCGCCTGA
- a CDS encoding RidA family protein encodes MTDGGRPSAVELIRSSVLSRAEYSHAATVPADARVVFLAGSCPLAADGTTVAPGDHAAQAAQCVANLRQALADAGARMTDVVSTRVLVASTQQADLVTAWRVVRDAFGEHDVPSTLLGVTVLGYDDQLVEVEAVAAVLDAP; translated from the coding sequence GTGACGGACGGCGGACGGCCCAGCGCGGTCGAGCTGATCCGGTCCAGCGTGCTCAGCCGGGCGGAGTACTCGCACGCCGCGACGGTGCCGGCTGACGCCCGTGTCGTCTTCCTCGCCGGATCGTGCCCGCTCGCCGCGGACGGCACGACCGTGGCACCGGGTGACCACGCCGCGCAGGCCGCGCAGTGCGTTGCGAACCTGCGGCAGGCCCTGGCCGACGCCGGCGCACGCATGACGGACGTCGTCAGCACCCGCGTCCTCGTCGCGTCGACGCAGCAGGCAGACCTGGTCACCGCATGGCGGGTCGTCCGCGATGCGTTCGGCGAGCACGACGTGCCGAGCACACTGCTCGGCGTCACGGTCCTCGGCTACGACGACCAGCTGGTCGAGGTGGAGGCGGTGGCCGCGGTCCTCGACGCACCCTGA
- a CDS encoding phosphoenolpyruvate carboxylase, which produces MTAIDGSTRFGRARDDVSGAVDSDLRADVRYLGNLLGRVLRETGGDDLLRDVESLRQAVIDAYEGTDDDGAARAEAVVATFSAERAEEVARAFTSYFHLVNLAEEHHRVRVLRARGDDGGQPGDSFPATFVELVEQVGPDEAAARLEGLRFHPVLTAHPTEARRRAVTTGVRRITDLIDERDRSKNATARAENERRLLEEIATLLRTSPLRTTRPTPLDEVRTAMSVFDQTLFEIVPQVYRLLDDRLQGDDAGRAPVQAPAFVRFGTWIGGDRDGNPHVTADVTRQAAEIAAEHILLGLARAATRIGSALTLDADHTPGDAGLTALVAAQEALDPDVAERIGIRAPNETHRRALLFIAARIDATRRDDRPLAYGGPDELLADLHVVQASLTAAGALRAANGELQNLVWQVETFGFHLAELEIRQHSQVHRTALAEIRAGGALSEMTEEVLAVFRTIADLQRRYGVRSARRYIVSFTQSAADLANVHELAVAALGSVEAAPVLDVIPLFETFADLHASVDILDEAVRTEPFQRRLAATGRRLEVMLGYSDSSKDVGPVSANLALYDAQARIATWATEHDVELTLFHGRGGSLGRGGGPANEAVLAQPPGSIDGRLKLTEQGEVIFAQYGDQDIAARHLEQMASATLFASSPTNEARTAAAATRFADLAQQLDDVSRAAFYDLVKADGFAPWFARVTPMEELGLLPLGSRPARRGLSVESLEDLRAIPWVFSWTQARINLAGWYGLGSALEAVGDLDLLRTAAAEWPLFAALIKNVEMSLAKTDVQIARRYLELADRSDLGQKVLDEMDRTRSWVLRISGAEDVLEDRPVLARAVRLRSPYVDALSHLQLRALRAIRSSGSSDPTDGDHRLLLLTVNGIAAGLQNTG; this is translated from the coding sequence ATGACGGCGATCGACGGTTCGACGCGCTTCGGACGCGCGCGTGACGACGTCAGCGGAGCGGTCGACAGTGACCTCCGCGCTGACGTGCGGTACCTCGGCAACCTGCTCGGGCGGGTGCTCCGCGAGACCGGCGGTGACGACCTGCTGCGCGACGTCGAGTCGCTGCGCCAGGCGGTCATCGACGCGTACGAGGGCACCGACGACGACGGAGCCGCCCGTGCCGAGGCGGTGGTCGCCACGTTCTCCGCCGAGCGTGCCGAAGAGGTCGCCCGGGCGTTCACCTCGTACTTCCACCTGGTCAACCTGGCCGAGGAGCACCACCGTGTGCGGGTCCTCCGCGCCCGCGGTGACGACGGCGGGCAGCCGGGCGACTCGTTCCCCGCGACGTTCGTCGAACTCGTCGAGCAGGTCGGCCCGGACGAGGCCGCAGCCCGGCTCGAGGGACTGCGCTTCCACCCGGTCCTGACCGCCCACCCGACCGAGGCCCGCCGTCGCGCGGTGACCACGGGCGTCCGGCGCATCACGGACCTCATCGACGAGCGCGACCGCAGCAAGAACGCGACCGCCCGCGCCGAGAACGAGCGTCGGCTCCTCGAGGAGATCGCGACGCTGCTCCGCACCTCGCCGCTCCGCACCACCCGGCCGACCCCGCTCGACGAGGTCCGCACCGCGATGAGCGTGTTCGACCAGACCCTGTTCGAGATCGTGCCGCAGGTGTACCGCCTGCTCGACGACCGCCTGCAGGGTGACGACGCCGGCCGTGCCCCGGTGCAGGCGCCGGCGTTCGTGCGCTTCGGTACCTGGATCGGTGGTGACCGTGACGGCAACCCGCACGTCACCGCCGACGTCACCCGCCAGGCTGCCGAGATCGCCGCGGAGCACATCCTGCTCGGGCTGGCCCGGGCCGCGACCCGCATCGGCAGCGCCCTGACCCTCGACGCCGACCACACCCCGGGTGACGCCGGTCTCACCGCACTGGTGGCGGCGCAGGAAGCGCTCGACCCGGACGTCGCCGAGCGCATCGGCATCCGCGCCCCGAACGAGACCCACCGTCGGGCGCTGCTGTTCATCGCCGCCCGCATCGACGCCACCCGTCGCGACGATCGTCCGCTGGCCTACGGCGGCCCGGACGAGCTACTCGCCGACCTCCACGTCGTGCAGGCGTCACTGACCGCTGCGGGGGCCCTCCGTGCCGCGAACGGTGAGCTGCAGAACCTGGTCTGGCAGGTCGAGACCTTCGGGTTCCACCTGGCCGAGCTCGAGATCCGCCAGCACTCCCAGGTGCACCGCACGGCCCTCGCCGAGATCCGTGCCGGGGGAGCCCTGAGCGAGATGACCGAAGAGGTCCTCGCCGTGTTCCGCACCATCGCCGACCTGCAGCGCCGGTACGGGGTCCGGTCGGCCCGCCGGTATATCGTCTCGTTCACCCAGTCCGCCGCGGACCTGGCGAACGTGCACGAGCTCGCGGTGGCGGCACTCGGGTCGGTCGAGGCCGCTCCGGTGCTCGACGTCATCCCGCTGTTCGAGACCTTCGCCGACCTGCACGCCAGCGTCGACATCCTCGACGAGGCCGTCCGCACCGAGCCGTTCCAGCGTCGCCTCGCCGCGACCGGGCGTCGGCTCGAGGTGATGCTCGGGTACTCCGACTCCTCGAAGGACGTCGGACCGGTGTCCGCGAACCTGGCGCTGTACGACGCGCAGGCCCGGATCGCGACCTGGGCGACGGAGCACGACGTCGAACTGACCCTCTTCCACGGCCGCGGTGGTTCGCTCGGCCGCGGTGGCGGCCCGGCGAACGAAGCCGTGCTCGCGCAGCCGCCGGGGTCGATCGACGGGCGGCTCAAGCTCACCGAGCAGGGCGAGGTCATCTTCGCCCAGTACGGCGACCAGGACATCGCGGCCCGGCACCTCGAGCAGATGGCCTCGGCCACCCTGTTCGCGTCCTCGCCGACGAACGAGGCCCGCACCGCTGCTGCCGCGACCCGGTTCGCCGACCTGGCACAGCAGCTCGACGACGTCTCCCGCGCGGCGTTCTACGACCTGGTGAAGGCCGACGGCTTCGCCCCGTGGTTCGCCCGGGTCACCCCGATGGAGGAGCTCGGGCTCCTGCCGCTCGGGTCCCGTCCGGCCCGGCGCGGCCTCAGTGTCGAGTCGCTCGAGGACCTCCGGGCGATCCCGTGGGTGTTCTCGTGGACGCAGGCCCGCATCAACCTCGCCGGCTGGTACGGCCTGGGCTCCGCGCTCGAGGCGGTCGGCGACCTCGACCTGCTCCGTACCGCGGCTGCCGAGTGGCCGCTCTTCGCAGCGCTGATCAAGAACGTCGAGATGTCGCTCGCGAAGACCGACGTCCAGATCGCCCGGCGCTACCTCGAGCTCGCGGACCGCAGCGACCTCGGCCAGAAGGTCCTCGACGAGATGGACCGCACGCGCTCGTGGGTGCTGCGGATCAGCGGCGCCGAGGACGTCCTCGAGGACCGACCGGTGCTCGCGCGGGCCGTCCGGCTGCGCTCTCCGTACGTCGACGCCCTGTCGCACCTGCAGCTGCGGGCACTCCGGGCGATCCGCTCGTCCGGCAGCTCCGACCCCACCGACGGCGACCACCGGCTGCTCCTGCTGACCGTGAACGGCATCGCCGCCGGCCTGCAGAACACGGGGTGA
- a CDS encoding reverse transcriptase family protein: MEFPGEADGARDASTSPGSPRGTQDQQDHTPREARRAPRARPHGGTDRSPGNPTPLDVVATALADAFLAADAWDVDHLTAAGYDVVGLERAYVGLAVRAALETYPRPPVGAPRQLAAALAGSPPLVRLHDARRDRRPVRVLLRRAVAVQAVPTVSSRLLVDTLPELARELDVTVGRLLWLADTRGWNRRPGPASPLHHHRHEWVHRPGRTPRLLEKPMDLLRRTQRTVLDELLAMLPVHDAAHGFVPGRSVVTGARVHVGQQVVVSADLTTFFASVRAPSVYGVFRSAGLAEPLAHVLTGLCTHRVPVHVLTAMPPGGDADERGALRRLLADSHLPQGAPTSPALANTVLRHLDARLAGWAASVGAAYTRYADDLTFSGGAELARRPDAFLRGVERIVTDQGYRLNAPKTRVRRAGVRQSVTGVVVNERTAPGRREVDRLHAVLHNCVVHGPVSQDRGGHADFRAHLLGRIGWVAQVHPAQAVRLRAEFDRIAW, from the coding sequence GTGGAGTTCCCGGGGGAGGCGGACGGCGCGCGTGACGCGTCGACCTCTCCGGGGTCACCCCGGGGCACGCAGGACCAGCAGGACCACACGCCCCGAGAGGCTCGGCGCGCTCCGCGCGCGCGTCCTCACGGAGGCACCGACAGGTCCCCCGGGAACCCCACGCCCCTCGACGTCGTCGCCACCGCACTGGCCGACGCGTTCCTCGCGGCGGACGCGTGGGACGTCGACCACCTGACCGCCGCCGGCTACGACGTCGTCGGTCTGGAACGTGCGTACGTGGGACTCGCGGTCCGGGCCGCTCTCGAGACGTACCCACGGCCTCCCGTCGGTGCGCCCCGCCAGCTGGCCGCGGCCCTGGCCGGGTCCCCGCCGCTGGTGCGCCTGCACGACGCGCGGCGCGACCGCCGACCGGTCCGGGTGCTGCTCCGCCGTGCGGTCGCGGTGCAGGCGGTGCCGACCGTGTCGAGCCGCCTGCTCGTCGACACGCTGCCCGAGCTCGCCCGGGAGCTCGACGTGACCGTCGGGCGGCTGCTCTGGCTCGCGGACACCCGCGGGTGGAACCGGCGACCGGGACCCGCCAGCCCGTTGCACCACCACCGTCACGAGTGGGTGCACCGACCCGGGCGGACGCCGCGACTGCTCGAGAAGCCGATGGACCTGCTCCGTCGGACGCAGCGCACCGTGCTCGACGAGCTGCTCGCGATGCTGCCGGTGCACGACGCGGCGCACGGGTTCGTCCCCGGCCGCAGCGTCGTGACGGGCGCTCGGGTCCACGTCGGTCAGCAGGTCGTGGTGTCGGCGGACCTGACCACGTTCTTCGCCAGCGTGCGAGCGCCGTCGGTGTACGGGGTGTTCCGGAGCGCCGGGCTCGCCGAGCCGCTCGCGCACGTCCTCACCGGCCTCTGCACGCACCGGGTTCCGGTGCACGTCCTCACCGCGATGCCGCCCGGGGGCGACGCGGACGAGCGGGGTGCACTGCGCCGGTTGCTCGCCGACTCCCACCTGCCGCAGGGCGCCCCGACCTCGCCGGCCCTGGCGAACACCGTGCTGCGACACCTCGACGCCCGGCTGGCGGGATGGGCGGCGTCGGTCGGTGCGGCCTACACGCGGTACGCCGACGACCTGACGTTCAGCGGCGGTGCCGAGCTGGCGCGTCGGCCGGACGCGTTCCTGCGGGGTGTCGAGCGGATCGTCACCGACCAGGGGTACCGGCTCAACGCCCCGAAGACGCGGGTCCGTCGTGCTGGCGTCCGCCAGTCCGTGACCGGCGTGGTCGTCAACGAGCGGACCGCACCCGGACGTCGCGAGGTCGACCGGCTGCACGCCGTCCTGCACAACTGCGTGGTGCACGGCCCGGTGTCACAGGACCGCGGCGGCCATGCGGACTTCCGGGCGCACCTGCTCGGCCGGATCGGCTGGGTCGCCCAGGTGCACCCGGCCCAGGCCGTGCGGCTCCGGGCGGAGTTCGACCGCATCGCGTGGTGA
- a CDS encoding GIY-YIG nuclease family protein, which translates to MVRSESPARCCVPGCAAVSSPDAPVPLCTGHVGLVGEFAAEHVGVEDVLPGPCLVCGGRVGVRFPSGAVCAVCEWRFGDVPDGELGAPRVDVVYYLRMRDDTGDRIKIGTTANPRQRLGRIAHQDLLGFERGDRTLERQRHAQFAASRYPGTEWFRVTPELLAHVDVVAAGVPDPWALHTRWMSEALALRG; encoded by the coding sequence ATGGTCCGGTCGGAGAGCCCTGCTCGCTGCTGCGTCCCCGGCTGTGCTGCGGTCAGCTCCCCCGACGCCCCGGTACCGCTGTGCACCGGACACGTGGGGCTCGTCGGGGAGTTCGCGGCCGAGCACGTCGGGGTCGAGGACGTCCTGCCCGGACCGTGCCTGGTCTGCGGCGGCCGGGTCGGGGTGCGGTTCCCCTCCGGCGCGGTGTGCGCCGTGTGCGAGTGGCGCTTCGGCGACGTGCCGGACGGCGAACTCGGCGCACCGCGGGTCGACGTCGTGTACTACCTGCGGATGCGCGACGACACCGGGGACCGGATCAAGATCGGCACGACCGCGAACCCACGGCAGCGCCTCGGTCGGATCGCCCACCAGGACCTGCTCGGGTTCGAGCGCGGCGACCGCACCCTGGAACGGCAGCGGCACGCGCAGTTCGCCGCTTCGCGGTACCCGGGCACCGAGTGGTTCCGGGTGACGCCGGAGCTGTTGGCGCACGTCGACGTCGTGGCCGCCGGTGTGCCGGACCCGTGGGCGCTGCACACGCGGTGGATGAGCGAGGCGCTGGCGCTGCGGGGCTGA
- a CDS encoding heme-degrading domain-containing protein has protein sequence MPDTTGARYRDLPTDEKLAVLLAEERELDHDAFDLDDAWAVGSWLRTTALERGLGVGFTVAFGEQRVFHAATPGSAAVNDAWLDRKFRVVRHFAHSTLAVRTQYELGGSSFDEAAALDPRQYQAAGGGFPLFVRGALVGAVGVSGLEMHDDHALVVEALRAHRARRDERA, from the coding sequence ATGCCCGACACCACCGGAGCCCGCTACCGCGACCTGCCGACCGACGAGAAGCTCGCCGTGCTGCTGGCCGAGGAGCGCGAACTCGACCACGACGCGTTCGACCTCGACGACGCCTGGGCGGTGGGCTCGTGGTTGCGCACCACTGCCCTCGAACGCGGGCTCGGCGTCGGCTTCACGGTGGCCTTCGGGGAGCAGCGGGTCTTCCACGCGGCGACGCCCGGGTCCGCCGCCGTCAACGACGCCTGGCTCGACCGGAAGTTCCGGGTCGTCCGGCACTTCGCGCACAGCACCCTGGCGGTGCGGACGCAGTACGAGCTCGGCGGGTCCTCGTTCGACGAGGCCGCGGCGCTCGACCCTCGGCAGTACCAGGCGGCCGGCGGCGGGTTCCCGCTGTTCGTCCGCGGCGCCCTCGTCGGAGCGGTCGGCGTCAGCGGCCTCGAGATGCACGACGACCACGCCCTCGTGGTCGAGGCCCTGCGCGCACACCGCGCACGACGGGACGAGCGCGCGTGA
- a CDS encoding ATP-binding protein — protein sequence MGLTGVGVGEHRLDFASPPDDVSSVHDFLSDVWTAEPAVSVEDRMALELAIIELASNVIEHAAGGGQVTCSLTLAVASDALEARITDDGRPASVDVAGATLPDDMAEGGRGLALVQMVVDELRYDRLGDENRWTVRKATRAV from the coding sequence ATGGGTCTGACCGGGGTCGGCGTGGGCGAGCACCGGTTGGACTTCGCGTCGCCGCCCGACGACGTCTCCTCGGTGCACGACTTCCTCAGCGACGTCTGGACGGCTGAGCCCGCCGTCAGCGTCGAGGACCGCATGGCCCTCGAACTCGCGATCATCGAGCTCGCGTCCAACGTGATCGAGCACGCGGCCGGCGGCGGGCAGGTCACGTGCTCGCTGACGCTCGCGGTCGCCAGCGACGCCCTGGAGGCCCGGATCACCGACGACGGCCGCCCCGCGTCCGTCGACGTGGCCGGTGCCACCCTGCCGGACGACATGGCGGAGGGCGGCCGCGGCCTGGCCCTCGTGCAGATGGTCGTGGACGAGCTGCGCTACGACCGACTCGGCGACGAGAACCGGTGGACCGTCCGGAAGGCCACCCGCGCGGTGTGA
- a CDS encoding HIT family protein: MTGTDPADDCVFCHLIEHDDQGTAWVEREPDAVAFRPLPESELAPGHTLVVPREHATGLLDVAPDALRATTLLAQRVGRAMRAALGATGVVVLSATGTDAGQSVPHLHLHVVPCWSDDGVLHWPEARSAHVVEGDATAMLAEMFE, from the coding sequence GTGACGGGGACGGACCCTGCGGACGACTGCGTCTTCTGCCACCTCATCGAGCACGACGACCAGGGCACGGCCTGGGTCGAGCGAGAGCCCGACGCGGTGGCGTTCCGGCCGCTGCCCGAGTCGGAACTCGCCCCGGGTCACACGCTGGTGGTCCCGCGGGAGCACGCCACGGGCCTCCTGGACGTCGCACCGGACGCGCTGCGGGCGACGACCCTGCTCGCCCAGCGGGTCGGACGGGCGATGCGTGCCGCGCTCGGGGCGACCGGGGTCGTCGTGCTCAGCGCGACCGGGACCGACGCGGGGCAGAGCGTGCCGCACCTGCACCTCCACGTGGTGCCGTGCTGGTCCGACGACGGGGTGCTGCACTGGCCGGAGGCGCGGTCCGCCCACGTGGTCGAGGGGGACGCGACGGCGATGCTCGCGGAGATGTTCGAGTGA
- a CDS encoding acetylxylan esterase: MYTDITGPDLTSYRGSVAEPDDFDDFWRRTLTAAREHPIAVQADRVDTGLTTVDTYDVSFAGWDGQRIAAWLTVPAGSGADAPLPAVVEYIGYGGGRGLPTERLLWASAGVAHLLMDTRGQGSGWATGDTPDPDGTGPAIPGVMTRGIESPDTYYYRRLTTDAVRAVDAARDLDLIDSDRIAVLGGSQGGGLAIAVAGLVEGLAGVFPRVPFLCDHRHATQITDAYPYHELVDYLATHRTATDRVFGTLAYFDGVLHAARASAPAWFSVALMDPICPASTVYAAYNAWAGPKEITVWEYNGHEGGGPHEDADTLPRLRALFG; this comes from the coding sequence GTGTACACCGACATCACCGGACCGGACCTCACCTCGTACCGCGGCAGCGTCGCCGAACCGGACGACTTCGACGACTTCTGGCGACGCACCCTCACCGCAGCCCGCGAGCACCCGATCGCCGTGCAGGCCGACCGGGTCGACACGGGCCTGACCACCGTCGACACCTACGACGTCTCGTTCGCCGGGTGGGACGGGCAGCGGATCGCCGCGTGGCTCACCGTCCCGGCCGGCAGCGGTGCCGACGCCCCGCTCCCCGCCGTCGTCGAGTACATCGGGTACGGCGGCGGACGCGGCCTGCCCACCGAGCGGCTGCTCTGGGCCTCCGCCGGCGTCGCCCACCTGCTCATGGACACACGCGGGCAGGGCTCGGGCTGGGCGACCGGCGACACCCCCGACCCGGACGGCACCGGGCCCGCGATCCCCGGGGTCATGACGCGCGGCATCGAGTCACCCGACACCTACTACTACCGACGGCTCACCACCGACGCCGTCCGTGCCGTGGACGCCGCACGCGACCTGGACCTGATCGACAGCGACCGGATCGCGGTCCTCGGCGGCAGCCAGGGCGGCGGGCTGGCGATCGCCGTCGCCGGGCTGGTCGAGGGGCTGGCCGGGGTCTTCCCACGCGTGCCGTTCCTCTGCGACCACCGGCACGCGACGCAGATCACCGACGCCTACCCGTACCACGAGCTCGTCGACTACCTGGCGACGCACCGCACCGCGACGGACCGGGTCTTCGGCACGCTCGCCTACTTCGACGGGGTGCTGCACGCCGCCCGCGCGAGTGCGCCGGCGTGGTTCTCGGTGGCGCTGATGGACCCGATCTGCCCCGCGTCGACGGTGTACGCCGCCTACAACGCGTGGGCGGGGCCGAAGGAGATCACCGTCTGGGAGTACAACGGCCACGAGGGCGGCGGTCCGCACGAGGACGCCGACACGCTCCCCCGCCTGCGCGCGCTGTTCGGCTGA
- a CDS encoding siderophore-interacting protein: protein MSPKPNRPQHVLVVDHTERLTPHMVRVHLGGPGYDTFVEHADPERLATTDKYVKLLLPQPGTGLQPPYDLEALRATMPKADLLARRTYTVRAVDPVARTIAIDFVVHGTDGLAGPWAAAARPGDRIALSGPGGGWAPAADPEVTHVLLGDDSALPAIGAALEAMLPSATGVALVEVAGPADEQPLAHPAGVELRWLHRDAAGAQPGTLLLAATRELARPSRAVSVFAHGERAAVKAIRRVLQDDWGLEKSDLSLSAYWALGRAEDRFQEEKREPIGVVFED from the coding sequence ATGAGCCCGAAGCCGAACCGCCCGCAGCACGTCCTGGTCGTCGACCACACCGAGCGCCTCACCCCGCACATGGTGCGCGTCCACCTCGGCGGCCCCGGGTACGACACGTTCGTCGAGCACGCCGACCCCGAGCGCCTGGCCACCACGGACAAGTACGTCAAGCTCCTGCTCCCGCAGCCCGGCACCGGCCTGCAGCCGCCGTACGACCTCGAGGCCCTCCGCGCGACGATGCCGAAGGCGGACCTGCTCGCCCGCCGCACCTACACCGTCCGTGCCGTCGACCCCGTCGCGCGGACCATCGCGATCGACTTCGTCGTGCACGGCACCGACGGGCTCGCGGGGCCCTGGGCCGCGGCAGCCCGGCCCGGCGACCGCATCGCCCTCTCCGGCCCCGGCGGTGGCTGGGCCCCCGCCGCGGACCCCGAGGTCACGCACGTGCTGCTCGGTGACGACAGCGCCCTGCCCGCGATCGGCGCCGCCCTGGAGGCCATGCTCCCGTCCGCCACGGGTGTCGCCCTGGTCGAGGTGGCCGGCCCCGCCGACGAACAGCCCCTCGCGCACCCGGCCGGCGTCGAGCTGCGCTGGCTGCACCGCGACGCGGCGGGTGCCCAGCCGGGCACGCTGCTGCTGGCGGCGACCCGGGAGCTGGCACGTCCCTCCCGAGCGGTGAGTGTCTTCGCGCACGGCGAGCGGGCCGCCGTCAAGGCGATCCGTCGGGTGCTGCAGGACGACTGGGGGCTGGAGAAGTCCGACCTGTCGCTGTCGGCGTACTGGGCGCTGGGGCGTGCCGAGGACCGGTTCCAGGAGGAGAAGCGCGAGCCGATCGGCGTGGTCTTCGAGGACTGA
- a CDS encoding RES family NAD+ phosphorylase, with protein MPTPDREPARTDVAQRVPADDLDLTDFPAAESRGTTFYRAKRHDRGAWWFASTPADADGVDGGRFDLADPRGTCYWADSVEVAVRERLAHHTLHTNTVFAARAREMVVVAARASRGRRFADVTDPAAVRSGVGAELQTMGDYRVPQAWARAFDAAGFAGVRYSTRFTSAAAANAWAVFGDAGVPRKPRPERVHRDGIAACRESGIRVLEDGSQAGPERFTFVTPPR; from the coding sequence ATGCCGACGCCTGACCGGGAACCGGCTCGGACCGACGTCGCCCAGCGGGTCCCGGCCGACGACCTCGACCTGACGGACTTCCCGGCTGCCGAGTCGCGCGGCACCACCTTCTACCGGGCGAAGCGCCACGACCGTGGGGCGTGGTGGTTCGCGTCGACGCCCGCGGACGCCGACGGTGTGGACGGCGGCCGGTTCGACCTCGCCGACCCGCGGGGCACCTGTTACTGGGCGGACTCGGTCGAGGTCGCGGTGCGGGAACGGCTCGCGCACCACACCCTCCACACGAACACGGTGTTCGCTGCCCGGGCGCGCGAGATGGTCGTCGTGGCGGCCCGCGCCTCCCGGGGTCGACGGTTCGCCGACGTCACCGACCCCGCGGCGGTGCGCTCCGGGGTCGGCGCCGAGCTGCAGACGATGGGCGACTACCGGGTGCCGCAGGCCTGGGCGCGGGCGTTCGACGCGGCCGGGTTCGCCGGCGTCCGGTACAGCACCCGGTTCACCAGCGCCGCCGCGGCGAACGCGTGGGCGGTCTTCGGCGACGCCGGCGTCCCACGGAAGCCGCGCCCGGAGCGGGTGCACCGCGACGGCATCGCGGCGTGTCGGGAGTCCGGCATCCGGGTGCTCGAGGACGGTTCGCAGGCCGGGCCCGAGCGGTTCACGTTCGTCACCCCGCCGCGCTGA
- a CDS encoding STAS domain-containing protein — MDIVVHEAGTEAAVLECSGRLNMVSAPAFRETVATVIENGRPRVAVELSHVEFLDSSGLGALVGALKTARQAGGDLRIAAPSEQVAMVLKLSNIDKILRSYADGDEAVREWV; from the coding sequence ATGGACATCGTCGTACACGAAGCCGGAACGGAAGCGGCGGTGCTGGAGTGCTCCGGCCGCCTCAACATGGTGTCGGCACCCGCCTTCCGTGAGACCGTCGCGACGGTCATCGAGAACGGTCGTCCTCGTGTCGCCGTCGAGCTCTCCCACGTCGAGTTCCTCGACTCCTCGGGGCTCGGTGCGCTCGTCGGGGCGCTGAAGACCGCTCGGCAGGCCGGTGGTGACCTCCGGATCGCCGCACCGTCCGAGCAGGTCGCGATGGTGCTGAAGCTGTCGAACATCGACAAGATCCTCCGCAGCTACGCCGACGGTGACGAAGCCGTCCGCGAATGGGTCTGA
- a CDS encoding zinc transporter permease, whose translation MTDTTPDVPQGDEHRIAEHGVAEHDHEQDGGEHQQVEHGDHVDFVHDGHRHARHEDHYDEH comes from the coding sequence ATGACCGACACCACCCCCGACGTCCCCCAGGGCGACGAGCACCGCATCGCCGAGCACGGCGTCGCCGAGCACGACCACGAGCAGGACGGCGGCGAGCACCAGCAGGTCGAGCACGGCGACCACGTCGACTTCGTGCACGACGGCCACCGCCACGCGCGTCACGAGGACCACTACGACGAGCACTGA